TTAAGGCTATGCTTTCGCTGGTTGAATACGACGGACGCGATTTTGAAAGTTGATAACACGTCATAGACGTCGGGTTTCGgtttttggacaccacctattattTTATATTTACAACTTTATCGTAATATAAGCAGTATTATTGTTGTATATTAAAAACGTGCTTGTTGTTTATGCGACACCATGGTATAGAGAAagacatttctttctttatgccaTATATGAGACTACTGAACAGCTCGTACTGTTCCAAGCCAAGTCCAAACGTCTTCCTTGTTTAGCATCACGTGGTACTTGATCACGTGTCTAGCAGTGTCAACCGGTGTTGTTTGCCCCTTCGATCGTTAGACGCTTTTCACATCTTGCTACGATGCGTTGAACCCGGCGGACGAGATCTGCAAAGCAAAGAGCCTCAGAATGCCTCGGGAGCGCAAGGGAGCGAACAAATTCAAGGACGCCGACCTCGACGGCTCGGGCGGCGTTGGAGGTGGACCGGGCGACATGAAGCTGCAGCCCGAGAGCCCGTCCACCAAGAAGCGTCGCACACCGGCGGCTCAGGCAAGCCCTTCGATTCCGGACTTGGTGCCACCGCCCCCGATGACGGGCTACGGGGAGACGATCGTCGCCTCGAACCCCTTCGACGACTCCGTCACGTCGCAGCAACAAAGCCACCTGCACCGGCGGCCACCGCCGCAGCACGCCATGCTGCACCAGCCTCCGAACGTCTCGCAACCCCAGATGCCGCCTTCGGGTGGGCCCGTAATGCCACCGTCGGCGGCGATGCACCCGAAGCCGATGCCCATGTCCTCGGGTAAGATCTACCCTCCCGATCAGCCGATGGTGTTCAACCCGCAGAACCCGAACGCGCCGCCCATATATCCCTGCGGCGTCTGCCACAAGGAGGTGCACGAAAACGAACAGGGGATCCTGTGCGAGAGCGGGTGCAACTTTTGGTTCCACCGCATCTGCACGGGCCTCTCGGACGCTGCGTTCTACCTGCTGACGCAGGAGATCTACGCTGAGTGGGTGTGCGACCGCTGCCTCTCGACCAAGAGCATACCACTCGTCAAGTTCAAGCCGTGAGGTGGTGCGTTTGTGTTGTGCGAGATGAACGCTGGTTACTCGTGCGATGAAGAACACTAATTCTTAAAATCGTGAAGTCCTCTCTCTAGCAAAGCCAGAGACTTAAGAGAGAGTCATAGCTGTCATGTGCTGCATGTCTGCAACTACAAATGTATTTTGCTTTTAAATAGGTGCAGCACTCGTCATGCCCGATAACACCAACACTGAAAGCCGCAGGctcacttaagaggaagctttagctcgggcccaactccgacgcggcctgctcaaatacttgtaaaacgcaaaaacgttttttcgagataacccctgaaccgatcttgattaaatttgttgcatttgagagagaaagttaaattctagtgactgttggaagtggattttcgatttagggcctgaattttgttaaaaggagtttcagaaattcgaaagtttgatatatatagaagcacgaagtgtaCAAATTAATAGCTGTTGATCAAGAACAGATAGCGCAGTTTTGTAGACGGCATCCATGAGATCATTGAAAgtagacaaatttgatatgtcatcaTATGTCTTACAGGAATTTGTTACGCTGTGaataagggttctgcaaaagctgtatttacatactACTCATTTTttcgagattcatgtgtaacatatcaattttgcctGCTTCAGATGTACCATTACATGCAACTCACAGTATTGTGGTATCTCTTTTCATTGCTAAGTTACggggttgtaaacttgatagtttcgtttcctgtgAATTTTGGATTTttaaaattgacgacctaaataaacattcaaaaccaacagtcactaaattttaagcttttcttttaaatgcaacaaaccttgtcaaatttggtgcagtggttgacgagaaagatgaattctccttttacatgtatttacataggagcacccaagctaaagcttcctcttaaggtacCTTTTGTGGtaatggtcttttttttttttgctgataaaGAACATAATGTGTTTGACTAAAATCTGTGTGCAGTGGTTCATGATGGCATGGTATTTATACATGTTTTCCTACCATAAGTGATAAACAGTGGCCAAAAAAAGAATCCTCCGCCCGGAGTGAATGTTATGGCTAGGGACTTGtacaagatattttttttctcccataATCTTATCTAGTGGCAGAATCAATTTTTGGTGTCTTTAATATCTTTATAACTGATTTCATTTTGACACATTTCAAGGAAAGTACAAGAGCTAAGGGTGCACAGCGTATTGGGGGTGCTATTGTACCTACCGCATAAATTTTAATTTGCATATCATGATTCACATAAATAAAGCTCACAGCACAGTACATTGGCTGCAGCAACTTTCAGGTACATTTCTTTGcatgaaattttaaaaaaggcTTGCCTGAGAAAATTTCACTTTTTCTTGACATTAAAACAGTAAAATTTGCACAACGCAAGACCATTTACGTATGTCATCATAGCCAATGTAATGGGTATGGGTAACTTACATGGGTAACTGAAACCTCAGTTGCTACTACCAAGACATGATGTCAAGAAGCTGCTATCAGCAGTGATTATGAAAAACAAAACATAGTAGACAACAGTGATAACTCAACAGCACTTGTCAATTAAAGTCATGCATTCATGTTTGCATGCAAAATTGTGTATGGCCACTGCTTGTTAAGCAAGCTTGAAAATGTTCTTACTACAATGTAGGCAGCCATGGCTTTCACATCGTGGCTATGATTGCATAGTTGTCTGATGACAAGAAGAAtgctgcaatacattttcaccaTTGGTGTCATGGCTGGTACTCTGATGAAGTGCCTGTTGATATACGCTTATTAGCACAAAGCACAACAGTTATCATTCACGAGTGCTGAAAATGGTCATGTGCCATCTAGTACACTGCCTATTACAATAATCACATGCAGTTAAGCATTCTGAGAAGTATTTCTTTACTGAAAACAGCAGGGGTGGTGGGGGGAGTTGCTGATTTGGGAAAAATTTTGGAACACATATGCCGAGGAGTGCCAAACACAGTTGAATCCCAGTGTAACGAACACATATACAATTAATTATTGGATGTAACACATTAAATCTACAATGTTTATCCTGATATCGGCACGGGGCGAATATGTATGCTTATGAAAATGTATTTTTTGTGTTGGATGTAATTACTTAAAACAAGGTTCAACTATACCTCGATGAACATGATGAAACTGGGGCGACCATTAGTGAAACAGTTGTTGCTGCCCGAGTTCCTGTGTTGCAAGTCTCTGACCTGCAATTCGCATTTCTCATGGATCATTTGCACGTGCTTGTTGTTTTTATACTGTTATTTTCGCTGCACTCTTGTGTCAGATATCTTTGCCATGTATAAGCTGAGCGCTGTAGCAGAACATGTGTGCCATTTATTAGCAATCATGTCATCTCTTGTGTCATGGGTATATATTTATAACATCtacacatttttttcattttgcttcatAACTTCAACAATAATTACATTTTTTAATCCTGTAAGATAGCACAGTAATGAAATTATGTAAATATTGTGATGGAAACAGTGCGAGCTCGAGAAGTAAGCATGTAGGACGACATAGCCCATTTCAGCTAACCAACCTTGTCATGCAAAATCTGTTCCACAAATGTTTTCTTAACCCCCTGACGAAGGCCTCTAACTGCTCTTGATGACGTTCATTGCAGTGGATGTTGCATAGCAGTCTAATTGGCCCGATTATTTACAAGCATTGTTTCTTATCTCAGTTATCACTCAACTCCGCGTTCCATTACCTCTGTCAGACAATGAATTTCGACCATGATAAGATAAGTGTGGCAGCGGCATGCTCTCTTTTACAAGAGGTGCATTGAAGCTGCCTAGTTTCAGCGATGAAACTCCTCGCATTAGCCGTCGCAGTTCTTTGTTCTGGTAGGTGATATTTGATTCTTCCTTCGATGAAAATTATTaagaatgatgcagaaacgaAGGCTGTTATGTGCAAAGAGGCTAGTGCACTAAGTGTAAAGAGATTGAAAGCGTAACTTGCATGATTGCGTTGATGATGTACATTTTCATGTCGCATGGCAGTAGTTGTTTCTGTTATGATTTGTATGGACATGTATGTTTCAAGCATGATCTCGGACTCCCATGTACAGTCAGCATGTTGGGCTTGTGAATATATATTAAAATGAACAGCGTCATCTTGTGTGAGTTCTTTGTTGGCTGCAGCAGTGACAATGCTGCTGTCAATATTTTATGTACTTATAGCCTTACGAAGCAACTGAGGCTGGCTGGTGTAGTTTGTACACGTTGTACAACCATGCTTCTCAAGCTTTATGAGGGTCTTGTTAGTCTTACATGATTAATCATTAACAGTTAATTATATAGCTCTGTTGAAACGAGCACTGAACTCCAGAAATGATGGTAGTCATCTATTGCTGGCAGACAGACCAGTCCTAATTTCAATGCTGTGGAACTGTGTGATCCTCATACACCATGCTAATTGTTTGTCGAAATTGGCATCTGTATAGATAGTTAGCCTTGGTTTGTATGCAGACAGTATCACAatttagttgtttttttcatgcattcatgaaaatgaaagaaaaacttgCGTAATATGTCCCACCTGCTTCTTTTTTAGCTGGCCCAGTGTTTTCTCGCAGTTTGAACCTTCCTGCAATTTCTGATGCTGATAGAGCATGCAAGGGTGCCCTCGGGCCTGATATCATTGACAATGACCCTACGTACATCCTGAGCCCAAACTTTGATGGAATTGCGAAGTATCCTGCCGGCGTATTCTGTATGTGGACATTGCGCACACTGCCAGGCAAGGTAAgtggcgagaaaaagaaaattaaattctggggttttgcgtgccaagctcgtattattatgaggcacactgcagtagtttaattaattaatttgtgaTTATTTTCGACCACCTTGTGGTGAGAAAAACAACGTTGTAGCATCGTATGACTTGATGCACACATGTGCATAATGGCATGGGAGTGAATTCAGCAGAAATTCAGTTATACATCTGTAGAATTCCATTGATTTGATTCCTGTTATTTCAATTTAACCATGGAAGACGGCGAAAATGCATTTTGCTGGctgagcgctgccgatgagataaagaacgtcCTGGCCCTTCCCGGTCACCAGTCAcaatgcagccgaccttgttcaccgaacgcacccttgagagcagcacaataccactgcgtaAACGTTCcgtcgtgtttcttttttcatattttgctgGCTTTTTTTGCAACCCAagaaaaaggaccacgtgagacgtatcgtaaaggaaacaactcgattggTGGTTCCTGAAAGTGCTCTACAAATCTCGTATCATACTTTGGGTGCTCAGCCAGTAATTGAAAGGT
This genomic window from Dermacentor albipictus isolate Rhodes 1998 colony chromosome 9, USDA_Dalb.pri_finalv2, whole genome shotgun sequence contains:
- the LOC135903727 gene encoding protein pygopus-like; translation: MPRERKGANKFKDADLDGSGGVGGGPGDMKLQPESPSTKKRRTPAAQASPSIPDLVPPPPMTGYGETIVASNPFDDSVTSQQQSHLHRRPPPQHAMLHQPPNVSQPQMPPSGGPVMPPSAAMHPKPMPMSSGKIYPPDQPMVFNPQNPNAPPIYPCGVCHKEVHENEQGILCESGCNFWFHRICTGLSDAAFYLLTQEIYAEWVCDRCLSTKSIPLVKFKP